Proteins encoded within one genomic window of Cyprinus carpio isolate SPL01 chromosome A15, ASM1834038v1, whole genome shotgun sequence:
- the LOC109058506 gene encoding succinate dehydrogenase [ubiquinone] cytochrome b small subunit B, mitochondrial-like isoform X2 has translation MAALVRIRSVCCRGVSPLLFRSCSLIRPLAVQKKDRDCPYLISAKIHATPSSYGSGSKAASLHWTGERILSIVLLGLAPVAYFYPVPAVDYSLAAALTLHGHWGLGQVVTDYVHGDFKIKMANAGLFLLSTVTFAGLCYFNYHDVGICKAVALLWSK, from the exons ATGGCGGCTCTTGTCAGGATACGTTCTGTTTGCTGCAGAGGTGTCAGTC CTCTGTTGTTTCGCTCTTGCTCCCTCATCAGACCTTTAGCTGTACAGAAGAAGGATCGTGACTGTCCATACTTGATATCAGCAAAGATACATGCTACTCCATCCAGTTATG gCTCCGGGTCCAAAGCTGCTTCGCTGCACTGGACAGGAGAGAGGATCCTGAGCATAGTTCTTCTGGGCTTGGCACCTGTTGCGTACTTTTACCCTGTCCCTGCTGTTGACTACTCTTTAGCAGCAGCTCTTACTCTACATGGTCACTG GGGTCTTGGGCAGGTTGTGACAGATTATGTTCACGGAGACTTTAAAATCAAGATGGCTAATGCTGGCCTCTTCCTTCTGTCGACCGTCACCTTCGCCGGCCTGTGCTACTTCAACTACCATGACGTGGGGATTTGCAAAGCTGTGGCCCTCTTGTGGAGTAAATGA
- the LOC109058506 gene encoding succinate dehydrogenase [ubiquinone] cytochrome b small subunit B, mitochondrial-like isoform X1, whose product MAALVRIRSVCCRGVSPLLFRSCSLIRPLAVQKKDRDCPYLISAKIHATPSSYAGSGSKAASLHWTGERILSIVLLGLAPVAYFYPVPAVDYSLAAALTLHGHWGLGQVVTDYVHGDFKIKMANAGLFLLSTVTFAGLCYFNYHDVGICKAVALLWSK is encoded by the exons ATGGCGGCTCTTGTCAGGATACGTTCTGTTTGCTGCAGAGGTGTCAGTC CTCTGTTGTTTCGCTCTTGCTCCCTCATCAGACCTTTAGCTGTACAGAAGAAGGATCGTGACTGTCCATACTTGATATCAGCAAAGATACATGCTACTCCATCCAGTTATG caggCTCCGGGTCCAAAGCTGCTTCGCTGCACTGGACAGGAGAGAGGATCCTGAGCATAGTTCTTCTGGGCTTGGCACCTGTTGCGTACTTTTACCCTGTCCCTGCTGTTGACTACTCTTTAGCAGCAGCTCTTACTCTACATGGTCACTG GGGTCTTGGGCAGGTTGTGACAGATTATGTTCACGGAGACTTTAAAATCAAGATGGCTAATGCTGGCCTCTTCCTTCTGTCGACCGTCACCTTCGCCGGCCTGTGCTACTTCAACTACCATGACGTGGGGATTTGCAAAGCTGTGGCCCTCTTGTGGAGTAAATGA
- the LOC109064604 gene encoding L-amino-acid oxidase-like: MLKNFSLCKYLSAVLALILVFTYHAGGNMEEDSLFKCLQDSDYDYLLKLTEQGLPPTKNPQHVIIIGAGAAGLTAAKFLEDAGHKVTIIEASDRIGGRILTHRDQEGWYAELGAMRIPSFHRILRTFATKLGLKFGPFMQYNDNTYYFINGFRYKTYTVKQNPDILNYPVYNWEKGKSARELFDMALGKLKDDLQKMGCEKMLNKYDSYSVKEYLVNVGNLSRGALRMIGDILNENSFYYTALTEMLYIQCDITDKDTYSEFKGGFESFPKAFYTVLNATILKNSKVQAISQMQDNVTVLYEDCRNHCTLTSITADYVLVTATAKATLLIDFKPPLSAEKMEALRSLHYSSSTKVVLSFSKRFWEDDGIFGGKSITDLPSRFIHYPSHNDSGITAGALLASYTSSDDAAFLQTIKEDELKDLVLNDLVKIHGEHIRQLYTGGVVKKWGMDPYSHGAFAIFTPFQMRDYSKSIVQNEGRIYFAGEHTARPHAWIETAMKSALRAADKINNNAK, translated from the exons ATGTTGAAAAACTTTAGCCTGTGCAAATACT TATCTGCAGTGCTGGCACTGATCTTGGTTTTCACCTACCATGCTGGTGGAAATATGGAAGAAGATTCTCTTTTCAAATGTTTACAAGACTCTGATTATGATTACCTTCTGAAGCTAACAGAACAAGGCCTCCCTCCAACGAAGAACCCTCAGCATGTGATAATCATCGGAGCAGGTGCTGCTGGACTCACTGCTGCCAAGTTTCTGGAGGATGCGGGACATAAG GTGACGATTATTGAGGCAAGTGACCGCATAGGTGGACGAATTCTAACACATAGGGACCAAGAGGGCTGGTATGCAGAACTCGGTGCCATGAGGATCCCAAGTTTCCACCG G ATTCTCAGGACTTTTGCAACAAAGCTGGGCCTGAAGTTTGGACCCTTTATGCAGTACAACGACAACACTTACTATTTTATAAACGGATTTCGCTATAAAACCTACACTGTAAAGCAGAACCCAGATATTCTGAACTACCCTGTGTATAACTGGGAGAAGGGGAAAAGTGCCAGAGAACTGTTTGACATGGCTTTGGGCAAG TTAAAAGATGATCTGCAGAAAATGGGCTGTGAGAAAATGTTGAACAAATATGATTCATACTCAGTAAAG GAGTATTTAGTGAACGTGGGAAATTTGAGCAGAGGAGCTTTGCGAATGATTGGTGATATCCTGAATGAAAACAGCTTCTACTACACAGCCCTCACTGAGATGCTCTACATCCAGTGTGATATAACTGACAAGGACAC GTATTCTGAATTTAAAGGTGGCTTTGAATCATTCCCTAAAGCATTCTACACTGTGCTGAATGCCACAATTCTTAAGAACTCAAAAGTCCAGGCCATCAGTCAAATGCAGGACAACGTGACAGTTTTGTACGAAGACTGTCGTAACCACTGCACCCTGACCAGCATTACTGCTGATTATGTGTTGGTGACGGCCACAGCCAAAGCAACGCTCCTCATTGACTTTAAACCTCCTCTCTCGGCTGAAAAGATGGAAGCACTGCGGTCTCTGCACTATTCCAGCTCCACAAAAGTAGTGCTGAGTTTCAGCAAAAGGTTCTGGGAGGATGATGGCATCTTCGGTGGGAAAAGCATCACAGATCTGCCATCACGTTTCATTCACTACCCCAGTCATAATGACTCCGGGATAACAGCCGGGGCTTTGTTAGCTTCTTACACCTCCTCTGATGACGCTGCATTTCTACAGACTATTAAGGAAGATGAGTTGAAGGATCTGGTGTTGAATGACCTGGTGAAGATCCATGGAGAACACATCCGGCAGCTCTACACCGGCGGTGTTGTGAAAAAGTGGGGAATGGATCCTTACAGCCACGGCGCCTTTGCCATCTTCACTCCATTCCAGATGAGAGACTATAGTAAGTCTATAGTCCAGAATGAGGGGAGGATTTACTTTGCAGGAGAGCACACGGCCAGACCTCATGCCTGGATTGAGACCGCCATGAAATCTGCTCTGAGAGCtgcagataaaataaataacaatgcaaAGTAG